The following are encoded in a window of Primulina eburnea isolate SZY01 chromosome 4, ASM2296580v1, whole genome shotgun sequence genomic DNA:
- the LOC140829185 gene encoding trimethyltridecatetraene synthase-like, translating to MDLSILAAVCLVAFSLILFGRVIHRRKLKLPPGPKPWPVIGNLNLIGSLPHQSLHQLSQKYGPLMHLRFGSQPVVVGSSVELAKTFLKTMDVNFACRPKTAAGKYTTYNYSDITWSPYGPYWRQARKMCLMELFSAKRLESYEYIRNEEMSSFLRGLSESARKPLYLKDHLSTVSLNVISRMVLGKRYTDESKDSIVSPDEFKRMLDELFFLNGVINIGDLIPYVGFMDLQGYVKRMKIVSKKFDRFLEHVLDEHTARRRKGIENDGSKDMVDVLLDLSEDPTLEVKLERHGVKAFTQDLLAGGTESSAVTVEWAISELLKKPEIFGKATEELDRVIGQNRWVQEADIPRLPYIDAIVKETMRLHPVAPMLVPRLAREDCKVAGYDVAKGTQVLVNVWTIGRDPSLWENPTEFCPDRFIGKSIDVKGHDFELLPFGSGRRMCPGYSLGLKVIQNSLANLLHGFNWRLPDKMQPEDLNMEEIFGLSTPRKIPLVVVGEPRLPPKLYSL from the exons ATGGATCTCTCAATTTTGGCCGCCGTTTGTCTCGTCGCCTTTTCACTAATTCTCTTCGGAAGAGTCATACATCGGAGAAAGCTTAAACTGCCGCCAGGCCCGAAGCCATGGCCCGTTATCGGGAACCTTAACCTCATAGGCTCACTCCCCCACCAATCACTGCACCAACTTTCCCAAAAATACGGACCCTTGATGCACCTCCGTTTCGGGTCTCAGCCGGTGGTGGTGGGCTCCTCCGTCGAACTGGCCAAGACCTTCCTTAAGACAATGGATGTGAACTTCGCCTGTCGTCCGAAAACCGCAGCTGGGAAGTACACAACCTACAATTACTCCGACATCACTTGGTCCCCCTACGGCCCGTACTGGCGCCAGGCCCGAAAGATGTGTTTGATGGAGCTTTTCAGCGCGAAAAGACTCGAATCGTACGAGTATATTCGCAACGAGGAGATGAGTTCCTTCCTCCGAGGTCTTTCCGAATCCGCGCGAAAACCGTTGTACTTGAAAGATCACCTCTCTACAGTGAGCTTAAACGTGATCAGCAGGATGGTTCTGGGCAAGAGATACACCGATGAATCGAAAGACTCCATCGTGTCGCCGGACGAGTTCAAGAGAATGCTGGACGAGCTTTTCTTCTTGAACGGGGTGATCAACATCGGAGATTTGATTCCGTACGTGGGTTTTATGGATCTACAGGGATACGTGAAGAGGATGAAGATCGTGAGCAAGAAATTCGACAGGTTCCTGGAGCATGTTCTAGACGAACACACCGCGCGGAGGAGGAAAGGCATAGAGAATGATGGGAGTAAAGATATGGTGGATGTATTGTTGGATCTGTCGGAGGACCCAACTTTGGAGGTCAAGCTGGAGAGGCACGGTGTCAAAGCTTTTACTCAG GACTTGCTTGCCGGTGGAACGGAAAGTTCGGCGGTGACGGTGGAGTGGGCCATCTCGGAGCTCTTGAAGAAGCCCGAGATTTTCGGCAAGGCAACGGAAGAACTTGATCGTGTCATAGGCCAAAACCGGTGGGTGCAAGAGGCGGACATACCTCGACTCCCCTACATAGACGCTATTGTCAAGGAAACTATGCGGCTACATCCCGTGGCACCAATGTTGGTTCCAAGGCTCGCACGTGAAGATTGTAAG GTGGCCGGATATGACGTAGCAAAGGGGACCCAAGTGCTAGTGAATGTGTGGACCATAGGAAGGGACCCGTCACTATGGGAAAACCCAACTGAATTTTGTCCCGATAGGTTCATTGGAAAGAGTATCGATGTGAAGGGTCATGATTTTGAGCTTCTGCCGTTCGGATCGGGGCGGAGGATGTGTCCGGGCTACAGTTTGGGCCTCAAGGTGATCCAAAACAGCTTGGCCAACCTCTTGCATGGGTTTAATTGGAGACTGCCAGACAAAATGCAGCCCGAAGATTTGAACATGGAAGAGATTTTCGGACTTTCCACTCCGAGAAAGATCCCACTCGTGGTTGTGGGGGAGCCGAGGCTTCCACCCAAGCTTTATTCTCTCTAG